A single region of the Elusimicrobium sp. An273 genome encodes:
- a CDS encoding HAMP domain-containing protein, translated as MKLTSKWVLWFVLVTVYAAVIGGLFYYNLFKFVFDKKLQNEMVEMVRFRAPTLVQWLASRPKGEATFREAEIMKGLQRNDDRIKSLVYLNYDGSIRWHENTKFLRMSYSDYNNSVGFDTNAVVQAIRDGLPRAILFGNGDYYDMAIPLLAKGNTVAGVVNVTVSRESAKKLIHSSMVRYAVGAVIMILLIGGVLYLFLLLKILRPLGALKDSVEAVSLNNLSLSFPPRKDEIGDVAVSISSLLAKIREDIKSLENVEIMSLEKEQRWWKTILAVTVPKGSRALVIDENNNILYTNFELNMPGKDRIHLLDIFDGRQQEIIQVVGEALENPTKVLRGTVINKNVKCLVKAVQLPDDAGKNRIVLVLEPEK; from the coding sequence ATGAAATTGACTTCTAAATGGGTATTATGGTTTGTACTAGTCACGGTATATGCCGCGGTGATTGGCGGGCTCTTCTATTACAACCTGTTCAAATTTGTATTTGATAAAAAACTACAAAACGAAATGGTGGAAATGGTGCGTTTCCGTGCGCCTACACTGGTGCAGTGGCTGGCCTCCCGCCCCAAAGGCGAAGCTACCTTCCGCGAAGCGGAAATTATGAAAGGGCTGCAGCGCAACGACGACCGGATTAAAAGCTTGGTGTATTTGAACTATGACGGATCTATCCGCTGGCACGAAAACACCAAATTTCTGCGCATGTCGTATTCGGATTACAACAACTCCGTCGGTTTTGATACCAACGCGGTGGTGCAGGCCATTCGGGACGGCCTGCCGCGGGCCATTTTGTTTGGCAACGGGGATTATTACGATATGGCTATTCCGTTGCTGGCGAAGGGGAATACGGTGGCCGGCGTGGTAAATGTTACGGTTTCGCGCGAAAGCGCCAAGAAGCTCATCCATTCCTCTATGGTGCGCTATGCGGTGGGCGCCGTAATTATGATTTTGCTCATTGGCGGCGTGCTGTATTTATTCTTACTGCTTAAAATCCTGCGTCCGCTGGGGGCGTTAAAGGACAGCGTGGAAGCGGTGTCTTTAAACAATTTGTCGTTGTCTTTCCCGCCGAGGAAGGATGAAATCGGCGACGTGGCCGTTTCCATTTCATCTCTGTTGGCAAAAATTCGGGAAGATATTAAGAGTTTGGAAAATGTGGAAATTATGTCTCTTGAAAAAGAACAACGCTGGTGGAAAACCATTTTGGCCGTTACCGTGCCCAAAGGGTCTCGCGCGTTGGTCATTGACGAGAACAATAACATCCTCTATACCAACTTTGAATTAAATATGCCGGGCAAAGACCGCATCCACCTGTTGGATATTTTTGACGGCAGACAGCAGGAAATTATCCAAGTGGTGGGAGAGGCGCTGGAAAACCCGACAAAAGTTTTACGCGGCACGGTCATCAATAAAAATGTAAAATGTTTGGTGAAAGCCGTTCAGCTGCCGGACGATGCCGGCAAAAACCGCATCGTGCTGGTGCTGGAACCTGAAAAGTAA